From Brassica oleracea var. oleracea cultivar TO1000 chromosome C3, BOL, whole genome shotgun sequence, a single genomic window includes:
- the LOC106334548 gene encoding chaperone protein ClpC1, chloroplastic: MAMATRVMSQSTPLSLACSQRNAPSRGSGNSKRSVKMMCTQLRVSGSSRMQGFLGLRGNNALDTLGRSRQSFGGKVRHAMNVPKGKGSRGVVKAMFERFTEKAIKVIMLAQEEARRLGHNFVGTEQILLGLIGEGTGIAAKVLKSMGINLKDARVEVEKIIGRGSGFVAVEIPFTPRAKRVLELSLEEARQLGHNYIGSEHLLLGLLREGEGVAARVLENLGADPSNIRTQVIRMVGENNEVTANVGGGSGSNKMPTLEEYGTNLTKLAEEGKLDPVVGRQPQIERVVQILGRRTKNNPCLIGEPGVGKTAIAEGLAQRIASGDVPETIEGKKVITLDMGLLVAGTKYRGEFEERLKKLMEEIKQSDEIILFIDEVHTLIGAGAAEGAIDAANILKPALARGELQCIGATTLDEYRKHIEKDPALERRFQPVKVPEPTVDETIQILKGLRERYEIHHKLRYTDESLVAAAQLSYQYISDRFLPDKAIDLIDEAGSRVRLRHAQVPEEARELEKELRQITKEKNEAVRGQDFEKAGTLRDREIELRAEVSAIQAKGKEMSKAESETGEEGPMVTESDIQHIVSSWTGIPVEKVSTDESDRLLKMEETLHKRVVGQDEAVKAISRAIRRARVGLKNPNRPIASFIFSGPTGVGKSELAKALAAYYFGSEEAMIRLDMSEFMERHTVSKLIGSPPGYVGYTEGGQLTEAVRRRPYTVVLFDEIEKAHPDVFNMMLQILEDGRLTDSKGRTVDFKNTLLIMTSNVGSSVIEKGGRRIGFDLDYDEKDSSYNRIKSLVTEELKQYFRPEFLNRLDEMIVFRQLTKLEVKEIADILLQEVFERLKKKEIELQVTERFRERVVDEGYNPSYGARPLRRAIMRLLEDSMAEKMLAREIKEGDSVIVDVDSEGKVTVLNGGSGTPTTSLEEQEDSLPVA; this comes from the exons ATGGCTATGGCCACAAGGGTGATGTCTCAATCTACTCCACTGTCTCTGGCATGTTCCCAGAGGAACGCTCCCTCTCGTGGATCTGGCAACTCAAAAAGATCGGTGAAAATGATGTGCACTCAGCTACGAGTCTCTGGTTCCTCAAGAATGCAAGGGTTCTTGGGGTTGCGTGGGAACAATGCCTTAGACACTCTAGGGAGATCCCGTCAGAGTTTCGGTGGTAAAGTGCGGCATGCGATGAATGTACCCAAGGGGAAAGGTAGCCGGGGTGTGGTCAAAGCGATGTTTGAGAGGTTTACTGAGAAGGCTATCAAGGTTATTATGCTTGCTCAGGAGGAAGCTAGGAGACTAGGCCACAATTTTGTGGGGACCGAACAGATTCTTCTAGGGCTTATTGGTGAGGGTACTGGAATCGCTGCTAAGGTTTTGAAGTCCATGGGGATTAACCTTAAGGATGCACGTGTGGAGGTTGAGAAGATTATTGGAAGGGGCAGTGGGTTTGTTGCTGTTGAGATCCCGTTTACTCCTCGTGCAAAGCGTGTTCTTGAACTCTCACTGGAAGAAGCTCGCCAACTCG GTCACAATTACATCGGTTCCGAGCACCTTCTTCTTGGGTTGCTACGTGAAGGTGAAGGTGTTGCTGCTCGAGTCCTTGAGAATCTAGGTGCAGATCCTAGTAACATTCGCACTCAG GTGATACGCATGGTGGGTGAGAACAATGAGGTCACTGCTAATGTTGGAGGAGGAAGCGGCAGCAATAAGATGCCAACTCTTGAAGAGTACGGGACAAACTTGACGAAGCTGGCTGAGGAG GGTAAATTGGACCCGGTTGTTGGTAGGCAGCCACAAATAGAACGTGTCGTGCAAATTCTTGGTAGGAGAACCAAGAACAACCCATGTCTTATTGGAGAACCTGGTGTTGGTAAGACAGCTATTGCCGAAGGACTAGCGCAGCGTATTGCCAGTGGAGATGTTCCTGAAACAATTGAAGGGAAGAAG GTTATAACACTTGACATGGGTCTTCTGGTTGCTGGAACAAAATATCGTGGAGAGTTTGAAGAGAGATTGAAAAAGCTTATGGAGGAAATTAAACAGAGTGACGAGATCATCTTGTTTATCGATGAAGTGCATACTTTGATTGGAGCAGGAGCAGCAGAAGGTGCAATTGACGCAGCTAACATTTTAAAACCCGCTCTCGCTAGAGGTGAATTGCAG TGCATTGGAGCGACAACATTAGACGAATACAGGAAGCACATTGAGAAAGACCCTGCATTGGAAAGAAGATTCCAGCCAGTGAAAGTACCTGAGCCTACTGTGGATGAAACTATTCAGATCCTAAAGGGTCTGCGAGAGCGATATGAAATTCATCATAAGCTTCGTTACACTGACGAGTCTTTAGTAGCAGCTGCACAGTTGTCATACCAGTATATCAG TGATCGTTTCCTACCTGACAAGGCAATTGACTTGATCGATGAAGCTGGTTCTCGGGTTCGACTTCGCCATGCACAG GTCCCTGAGGAAGCTAGGGAGCTTGAGAAGGAACTTAGGCAGATAACAAAGGAGAAGAATGAAGCTGTCCGTGGCCAGGACTTTGAGAAG GCTGGGACACTTCGGGATAGAGAAATTGAGCTCAGAGCTGAGGTGTCTGCTATCCAAGCGAAAGGCAAGGAGATGAGCAAAGCAGAGAGTGAGACTGGTGAGGAAGGTCCTATGGTGACAGAGTCAGACATCCAACACATTGTGTCTTCATGGACTGGTATCCCCGTAGAGAAGGTATCAACCGATGAGTCTGATCGTCTCCTCAAGATGGAAGAAACCCTCCACAAACGTGTCGTAGGCCAAGACGAAGCTGTCAAAGCCATAAGCCGAGCCATTCGCCGTGCACGTGTTGGACTCAAAAACCCTAACCGTCCAATAGCCAGTTTCATATTCTCTGGTCCTACTGGTGTCGGGAAATCAGAGCTTGCCAAAGCTTTGGCAGCTTACTACTTTGGATCTGAAGAAGCCATGATTCGTCTAGATATGAGTGAGTTCATGGAGAGGCACACAGTCTCGAAACTCATAGGTTCGCCTCCTGGATACGTCGGTTACACTGAAGGAGGTCAGCTAACGGAAGCAGTTAGACGTCGCCCTTACACAGTCGTTCTGTTCGACGAGATAGAGAAAGCCCACCCAGATGTTTTCAACATGATGCTTCAGATCCTCGAAGATGGTAGACTAACAGACAGCAAAGGAAGAACAGTGGACTTCAAAAACACGCTTCTCATCATGACATCAAACGTCGGCAGCAGTGTGATCGAGAAAGGAGGAAGACGTATTGGTTTCGACTTGGACTACGACGAGAAAGACAGCAGCTACAACAGAATCAAGAGCCTTGTGACCGAGGAGCTGAAACAGTACTTCAGACCGGAGTTCCTAAACAGGCTTGACGAGATGATTGTGTTCAGACAGCTAACGAAGCTGGAAGTGAAAGAAATTGCGGACATACTGCTACAGGAGGTGTTTGAGAGGCTGAAGAAGAAGGAGATTGAGCTTCAAGTGACAGAGAGGTTCAGAGAGAGAGTAGTGGACGAAGGTTATAACCCGAGCTATGGAGCGAGACCATTGAGGAGAGCCATCATGAGACTTTTAGAGGATAGCATGGCGGAAAAGATGCTAGCGAGAGAGATCAAGGAAGGAGACTCGGTGATTGTGGACGTTGACTCGGAAGGTAAAGTGACTGTGCTAAATGGTGGAAGTGGCACTCCCACAACATCCTTGGAGGAGCAGGAAGATTCTCTCCCCGTTGCTTGA